A stretch of Lathyrus oleraceus cultivar Zhongwan6 chromosome 6, CAAS_Psat_ZW6_1.0, whole genome shotgun sequence DNA encodes these proteins:
- the LOC127094496 gene encoding uncharacterized protein LOC127094496, producing MDFGRRSNQKYTFRTPKLEDLRKLVSLDTSTENFQDRYGKLLSILGTNMEDGILNTLVQFYDSMYHCFSLPDYQLMPTLEEYPYLVGLPISNLIPFSSLEEDPKPLDIAKDLHLKKSEIEAHMTSKSGIQGIPAKFLIGRAHYFAGMRSVDAFEAIFALIIYGLVLFPNIDNFIDINAIKIFLIGNPVPTLLGDTYYFIHHMTSKSRGIIVCCTPLLYKWFISHFSQSASFWDLNNGLRCCGEFSNVPLLGTKGGINYNPVLARRQFGYAIRGKPNNIWLSSFYLKENEDNRAFKEKIVRAWYNIQRK from the exons ATGGATTTTGGAAGGAGAAGCAATCAGAAGTACACTTTTAGGACTCCTAAGTTAGAGGACTTGAGAAAGTTAGTATCTTTAGATACTAGTACTGAGAACTTCCAAGACCGATATGGAAAGCTTTTGTCTATTCTGGGTACTAATATGGAAGATGGGATCCTCAACACTTTGGTCCAGTTTTATGATTCTATGTATCATTGCTTCAGTCTCCCGGATTATCAACTTATGCCCACTTTGGAGGAGTATCCATATTTGGTTGGTTTGCCTATTTCTAATCTGATTCCATTTTCTAGTTTAGAAGAAGATCCAAAGCCTCTTGATATTGCCAAAGatcttcatttgaagaaatccGAGATTGAAGCTCATATGACTTCTAAGAGTGGTATTCAAGGGATTCCTGCCAAGTTCTTGATAGGAAGAGCTCACTATTTTGCTGGTATGAGGAGTGTGGACGCATTCGAGGCTATCTTTGCTCTAATCATTTATGGATTGGTTTTGTTCCCCAATATTGATAACTTCATAGACATTAATGCCATAAAGATATTCTTGATTGGAAATCCAGTTCCAACCCTTCTTGGAGACACTTATTATTTTATTCACCATATGACTTCGAAGAGTAGGGGAATAATTGTTTGTTGCAcgcctttgctgtacaagtggtttatttctcactttTCGCAATCTGCTTCCTTTTGGGATCTCAATAATGGATTAAGATG ttgtggtgagtttTCCAATGTACCCCTTCTTGGTACAAAGGGAGGCATTAACTACAACCCagttttggcacgtcgtcagtttgggtatgctaTAAGGGGTAAACCAAACAACATTTGGTTGAGTAGTTTCTATCTCAAGGAAAATGAAGATAATAGAGCTTTCAAGGAGAAGATTGTTCGTGCTTGGTATAATATTCAGAGGAAATGA